From Gimesia panareensis, the proteins below share one genomic window:
- a CDS encoding sigma-54-dependent transcriptional regulator — protein sequence MQSPETILVLEDDLLISRLITRFITPETKRVLVASNVKEGLEILRSNHVDVIFADIHLPDGNGISVIREALQIHDDLVSVVVTGDPSLESAIEAMHLGVSDYVKKPFNREKIITSLRRAISRAEVKKLMASRESDPPVKNDLFQQADSKFLAVSAAMREILSLMNKVSHLDIPFLLQGEIGVGKKALARHIHLTNATFKAPFTYINCSTQTSGRQFYDSVSQTLVQNAEQVSSGKTGKGTIFLEDVEQLSMGDQKQLLEFLGENAMGGHSCPVIYEYPFRLIAATTSHDLDAEVKKGRFHRGLFDYLSLMPIKVPPLRERREAIKPLGIHFLEQLGNVWNFKNKDSQDRINEAEWETLINYEWPGNVHELAAVIFRIILLNDCLGVTKQLKKTPQSPAVGKAETISVPITGDFKSMERHMINEVVKLCGGNKTTAAKTLRMHRRTLYRILSQGEQDQDMHQATLT from the coding sequence ATGCAAAGTCCAGAAACGATTCTGGTTCTTGAAGATGATCTGCTCATCAGTAGACTGATCACAAGATTTATTACTCCGGAAACCAAGCGGGTGCTTGTCGCATCGAATGTGAAAGAGGGGCTCGAAATCCTCAGGAGCAATCACGTCGATGTTATTTTCGCGGACATCCATCTGCCTGACGGCAATGGAATCAGTGTGATCCGGGAAGCACTTCAGATTCACGATGACCTCGTTTCGGTCGTCGTTACAGGAGATCCCTCTCTGGAGTCTGCCATTGAAGCAATGCATCTGGGAGTCAGTGATTATGTCAAAAAACCCTTTAATCGGGAAAAAATTATTACTTCTCTACGTCGTGCCATCAGCAGGGCTGAGGTAAAAAAACTGATGGCAAGCAGAGAGAGTGATCCACCCGTTAAGAATGATCTGTTTCAACAGGCGGATTCGAAATTTCTCGCGGTCAGCGCTGCCATGAGGGAGATTTTGTCACTGATGAATAAGGTCTCTCATTTGGATATACCTTTTCTACTCCAGGGAGAAATTGGAGTTGGAAAGAAAGCATTAGCCAGACATATTCATCTAACTAATGCCACATTCAAAGCTCCCTTTACTTACATCAACTGTTCGACGCAGACCAGCGGTCGGCAGTTTTATGATTCAGTCTCTCAGACACTGGTTCAAAATGCGGAACAGGTTTCATCCGGTAAAACCGGAAAGGGAACCATATTTCTGGAAGACGTCGAACAACTGTCGATGGGTGATCAAAAACAGTTGCTGGAGTTTTTGGGAGAAAATGCAATGGGGGGCCATTCTTGCCCGGTGATTTACGAATATCCGTTCCGATTGATTGCTGCTACGACGAGTCACGATCTGGATGCTGAAGTCAAGAAAGGACGTTTTCATCGAGGTTTATTCGACTATTTGAGTCTGATGCCCATTAAGGTGCCTCCACTCCGGGAACGCAGAGAGGCGATCAAACCATTGGGAATTCATTTTCTGGAGCAGTTGGGGAATGTCTGGAACTTTAAGAATAAAGACAGCCAGGATCGAATCAATGAAGCAGAATGGGAGACCTTGATTAACTATGAGTGGCCGGGAAATGTTCATGAACTGGCGGCGGTGATTTTCCGGATCATTCTCCTTAATGACTGTCTGGGGGTCACAAAACAGTTGAAAAAGACTCCTCAAAGTCCTGCAGTCGGGAAAGCTGAGACAATTTCTGTTCCCATCACAGGTGACTTTAAATCAATGGAACGTCACATGATCAATGAAGTGGTTAAGCTGTGTGGTGGAAATAAAACCACAGCTGCCAAAACACTCAGGATGCATCGTAGAACGCTGTATCGTATTCTGAGCCAGGGAGAACAGGATCAGGATATGCATCAGGCGACTTTGACCTGA
- a CDS encoding M56 family metallopeptidase, whose product MIDHSLALRLTFTLAHSLWISSILAISVWLLCRFVIRSAGFRYHLWLCALAGSIAALPVTFLVLPGKIVPHSPASANVLSQSPETITELPAAPIGQPVSQDSLPAPASQQSPTPSVQEIAQHASHSPASAMIYWPECLVACWILGMLLMSVRLIRSLNQGRLLKYHSQLIEDTELQALFQRCLQRLQLTHNIILARSERLSVPVLIGFLRPMILLPLSTTSGLSPQQLEALLLHELMHLKRLDPWVNHLQLIVESICFYNPAVWVISRNLRSEREYCCDDAVLKLGTVDAVDYADTLLLIAERATRDEPVPATLLGVALKRISQLGNRIDRILTPNQSPRSLLPAQPLLALLILLALITGIVTHGVQASAEPQAATQEEREESKESEQQRYLKMLQDSDPYVRVTALNALGETVDASLVPIIVPLLQDSNSDIRMGAARFLGDVKDPDTISPLIAALQKTQDPNEIIVLIRALSNINDPRAIEPIVKVLQQVPIGNSYSLRPLKEFNDPRINELLLKRVGKNEISDFNLVYLLIEMDERRLIPPLLSQLNETDIRREATIAALGRFHAEEAVIPIIKNLDSESERVRHAAIKALANINDKRAVEPLLALIQREKDPRNLRELCTTLSQLGDPRAMPALEKLTSHEDRWLKNTALESLSDLKLRTDLASSQSDTAEKMKIIRAALRQKDEHQVLAALRYLSHQKGEQKIELLKPLLQHDNKKVQARAINILLRDQRTAATEALLPLLEGAEPSRTVALALAEREDRRALPVLLKMAHDQNQYTRRAAAEHLYHYGQETIPVLCELLKSDDQHTRRAALSSLVRIADERALEPLLAYAETETKDSARNRVLNTLGRINHPRSITYLKSQLMTPSQYPSYIAAQSLTKLGWKPETREERIRYLIATGQSDDKAVPRTKSVHGTEVGKFELNVPIQTHMTAETPEYGETVFLSSIEFRDSDGTLTAKLHGGINSWPAATFRLTLRLFDQSGKQISKAQQDIKTPGFIISVVMRSKLPETQLDLGQVDLKQVEHFEMTLQKVPRAYSENLSLSSPVETDFAPQHQKPLALTAQWGPQTVLKTESLTLQPVETSPKDRHITYNVGINVLNSGGLNADWRFWIVALNDDHQIIGRGSQTLKSAATVKQDKTPEIISVPLQIWNKTSSIKQIRVGLELTKVNTGIKNNRITEVAEQVVPESAEPLILDDGTAETYRSLAASGHAVRYHRPDEKQYLEAIRIFASRYGTPTAPQADFRLYVLDENQKIITDLKFPYALIPRGDLKWHTLRTPSIEVPDQFYIALAFNPHRTKGIYIGRDDNAKKTDSFIGLPGDGLTALKPNQNWMVRPCLSPQPTEQLGLRKLADRVRTDTIDPFAGCIEVRNFVRESQGQQSYGGAGPAMVINVKDLIPAEIPIKQLRLKGIQLYSSRYGSGYEPETTGLDLQIVDQKAAASWSHSFSYDQFGYRPKWVNLVIPDPPPIADYLEQGKLTLGLDPHATQYKGVYFHYAKVAESEPPAQGFVPGKRFFDVPGRQWAIRVFLTKQK is encoded by the coding sequence ATGATCGATCACAGCCTGGCACTGCGTCTCACTTTCACCCTGGCTCACTCACTCTGGATCAGTTCTATTCTCGCGATTTCCGTCTGGCTCCTGTGCCGGTTTGTGATTCGCTCGGCAGGCTTCCGTTATCACCTCTGGCTCTGCGCTCTGGCAGGATCAATTGCGGCACTGCCAGTCACATTTCTGGTACTGCCTGGCAAGATTGTTCCCCATTCTCCTGCTTCAGCCAACGTTCTTTCTCAGTCGCCAGAAACTATCACTGAGTTGCCAGCAGCCCCCATCGGGCAGCCAGTCTCCCAGGACTCTCTCCCTGCCCCGGCATCACAGCAGTCGCCTACTCCGTCAGTCCAGGAGATAGCACAGCACGCGTCTCATTCCCCTGCCAGTGCAATGATCTACTGGCCGGAATGTCTGGTGGCCTGCTGGATCCTGGGAATGCTGCTGATGAGCGTGCGTCTGATCCGTTCTCTGAATCAGGGGCGACTGTTAAAGTATCACTCCCAGTTGATTGAAGATACAGAACTGCAGGCCCTCTTTCAGAGATGTTTGCAACGTCTACAGTTGACTCATAATATTATCCTGGCTCGCTCGGAACGACTCTCCGTCCCGGTGCTGATCGGCTTTCTACGTCCGATGATTCTCCTGCCCCTCTCCACGACCAGCGGTTTATCGCCACAACAACTGGAAGCCCTGCTGCTGCACGAATTGATGCATCTCAAACGCCTGGATCCCTGGGTCAACCATCTGCAGCTGATTGTGGAATCCATCTGTTTTTATAATCCTGCCGTCTGGGTCATCTCCCGCAATTTACGTTCAGAACGGGAATATTGCTGTGACGATGCCGTGCTAAAGCTGGGTACGGTGGACGCAGTCGATTATGCAGACACCCTGTTACTCATTGCAGAGCGGGCTACTCGGGACGAACCGGTTCCAGCGACCTTACTGGGAGTTGCCCTCAAGCGGATTTCGCAGCTGGGCAATCGGATTGATCGGATTCTTACCCCGAACCAGTCCCCCCGCTCACTTTTGCCGGCTCAACCACTGTTAGCTCTGTTGATCTTACTGGCTTTGATTACCGGCATTGTCACGCATGGTGTTCAAGCCTCAGCTGAACCGCAAGCTGCTACTCAAGAGGAACGAGAAGAAAGTAAAGAGAGTGAGCAACAACGCTACCTGAAGATGCTGCAAGACTCCGATCCGTATGTACGAGTCACGGCATTAAATGCGCTAGGCGAAACTGTGGATGCCTCGCTGGTGCCAATCATCGTTCCCTTACTTCAGGATTCGAACTCTGATATTCGCATGGGAGCTGCCCGATTCCTGGGAGACGTCAAAGATCCAGACACAATCAGCCCCCTGATCGCGGCACTTCAAAAAACGCAAGATCCCAATGAAATCATTGTTCTGATACGTGCGCTCTCAAACATCAATGATCCCCGGGCAATTGAGCCCATTGTGAAAGTCCTGCAACAAGTTCCCATCGGGAATTCGTACTCTCTCCGCCCGCTGAAAGAGTTTAACGACCCACGGATCAATGAATTGTTACTGAAGAGGGTCGGAAAAAATGAAATATCCGACTTTAACCTGGTATATTTACTCATTGAGATGGACGAACGACGGCTCATTCCCCCCCTCCTCAGTCAGCTCAACGAAACGGATATCCGACGTGAGGCAACTATCGCAGCCTTAGGCCGCTTTCATGCCGAAGAAGCTGTCATTCCAATCATCAAGAATCTCGACTCCGAATCAGAGCGGGTACGCCACGCGGCGATCAAGGCGTTGGCAAACATCAATGACAAGCGGGCCGTCGAACCTTTACTGGCTCTCATCCAGCGTGAAAAGGATCCTCGAAATCTCCGGGAGCTGTGTACAACTCTGAGTCAATTGGGTGATCCACGCGCGATGCCTGCACTGGAAAAATTGACCAGTCACGAAGATCGCTGGCTTAAAAACACGGCTTTAGAATCCCTGTCCGATCTGAAACTGAGAACAGATCTTGCCTCCTCTCAGTCAGATACTGCAGAAAAAATGAAAATCATCCGAGCTGCCCTGCGGCAGAAAGACGAACATCAGGTGCTGGCTGCCTTACGCTATTTGTCACATCAGAAAGGGGAGCAAAAAATCGAGTTACTGAAACCACTCCTGCAACATGACAATAAGAAAGTTCAAGCCAGGGCCATCAACATCCTGCTTCGTGATCAGAGAACTGCTGCGACCGAAGCGCTGCTGCCTCTTCTGGAGGGAGCTGAGCCCTCACGTACCGTCGCCCTGGCGCTGGCCGAACGCGAAGACCGACGAGCCCTCCCCGTGTTGTTGAAAATGGCACACGATCAAAACCAGTACACCCGTCGTGCCGCCGCGGAACATCTTTATCATTATGGCCAGGAAACAATTCCGGTTTTATGTGAGCTGCTGAAATCAGACGATCAACATACACGCCGCGCCGCCCTCTCTTCACTCGTCCGAATTGCGGATGAACGCGCGCTGGAGCCATTGCTGGCGTACGCCGAAACGGAAACCAAAGATTCTGCCCGCAATCGCGTGCTCAATACCCTGGGGAGAATAAACCATCCACGGTCCATCACTTACCTGAAATCGCAACTGATGACTCCAAGTCAGTATCCTTCCTATATCGCTGCCCAGAGCCTGACTAAACTGGGCTGGAAACCGGAAACCAGGGAAGAACGGATCCGCTATCTGATTGCTACCGGCCAGTCAGATGACAAGGCTGTCCCTCGAACGAAATCTGTGCATGGTACCGAAGTCGGTAAATTTGAATTGAATGTCCCGATTCAGACCCACATGACCGCTGAGACTCCGGAATATGGTGAAACGGTTTTTCTTTCCTCGATCGAATTCCGGGATTCAGACGGAACTTTAACCGCAAAACTCCATGGCGGAATTAACAGCTGGCCGGCAGCCACTTTCCGCCTGACTCTGCGTCTGTTCGATCAGTCCGGAAAGCAGATTTCCAAAGCACAGCAGGACATTAAGACTCCCGGGTTTATCATTTCTGTCGTAATGCGTTCCAAATTACCTGAAACTCAGCTCGACCTGGGCCAGGTTGATCTGAAACAGGTCGAACACTTCGAGATGACCTTGCAGAAAGTCCCCCGCGCGTACTCAGAGAACCTCTCACTTTCATCGCCGGTAGAAACGGATTTTGCTCCTCAACATCAGAAGCCTCTGGCACTGACTGCCCAATGGGGACCTCAAACTGTCCTCAAAACGGAATCCCTTACACTGCAACCAGTAGAAACTTCCCCCAAAGACCGACACATCACTTACAATGTCGGGATCAATGTCCTGAATTCAGGTGGTTTGAATGCGGACTGGCGTTTCTGGATTGTAGCCCTGAATGATGATCATCAAATCATTGGTCGTGGCAGTCAGACTTTGAAATCTGCTGCGACAGTCAAACAGGATAAGACTCCCGAGATTATTTCTGTTCCTCTGCAAATCTGGAACAAGACATCTTCGATCAAACAGATCAGAGTTGGGCTTGAACTGACCAAAGTGAATACAGGCATCAAAAATAATCGAATCACTGAAGTCGCAGAACAGGTAGTCCCCGAGTCTGCGGAACCCCTGATTCTGGACGATGGCACTGCTGAAACATATCGCAGTCTTGCGGCATCGGGTCATGCCGTCCGTTATCACAGACCGGACGAAAAACAATATCTGGAAGCGATTCGGATCTTCGCCTCGCGCTACGGAACCCCTACCGCGCCCCAGGCAGATTTTCGGCTTTATGTACTTGATGAAAATCAGAAAATCATTACGGATTTAAAGTTCCCTTATGCATTAATCCCTCGTGGTGATCTCAAATGGCATACGCTGCGAACCCCGTCCATCGAAGTACCAGACCAGTTTTATATCGCACTGGCATTCAACCCACATCGAACCAAAGGAATCTATATTGGTCGGGATGACAACGCGAAAAAAACAGACTCTTTCATCGGCTTGCCAGGTGACGGATTGACTGCGCTCAAACCCAACCAGAACTGGATGGTTCGCCCCTGTCTTTCCCCTCAACCGACCGAGCAACTGGGCTTACGAAAACTGGCAGATCGTGTCAGGACAGACACGATCGATCCTTTTGCCGGTTGTATTGAAGTCCGAAATTTTGTGAGAGAGTCGCAAGGGCAACAGAGTTATGGTGGCGCAGGACCGGCAATGGTAATCAATGTCAAAGACCTGATTCCAGCAGAGATTCCAATCAAACAGTTAAGGCTCAAAGGAATTCAGCTCTATTCAAGTCGTTACGGTTCCGGATACGAACCAGAGACAACCGGTCTGGATTTACAGATAGTAGACCAGAAAGCAGCCGCGAGTTGGTCACATTCTTTTTCTTATGACCAATTTGGTTATCGCCCTAAATGGGTCAACCTTGTAATCCCGGACCCGCCGCCGATTGCCGATTATCTTGAACAGGGAAAATTGACACTGGGACTGGATCCTCATGCCACTCAGTATAAAGGAGTCTACTTTCACTATGCGAAAGTTGCGGAGAGTGAACCTCCTGCCCAGGGATTCGTTCCAGGAAAACGATTCTTCGATGTACCAGGACGCCAATGGGCAATTCGAGTTTTTCTGACAAAACAGAAGTAG
- a CDS encoding BlaI/MecI/CopY family transcriptional regulator, which translates to MPRPSSKQLTELELEIIKILWRDGPSTVRHVREQLEPFRKLAHNSVMTMMGIMTDKNYLKREPLPKGPGYLYTARIRRDSTLKNMLVDVVDRAFSGSSMDAILKLLDTSDLDAEELKQLRQKVDHIAKERES; encoded by the coding sequence ATGCCGCGACCTTCATCCAAACAACTAACCGAGCTGGAACTGGAAATCATCAAGATTCTCTGGCGGGACGGTCCGTCCACCGTCCGTCATGTGCGAGAACAGCTGGAGCCGTTTCGCAAGCTGGCTCATAACTCCGTGATGACCATGATGGGTATCATGACGGACAAGAACTACCTCAAACGCGAGCCACTCCCCAAAGGCCCCGGCTATCTCTATACAGCCCGCATCCGCCGCGATTCCACCCTGAAAAACATGCTGGTCGATGTCGTCGACCGTGCCTTTTCCGGGTCATCCATGGATGCCATCCTCAAACTGCTCGACACGTCTGACCTCGACGCTGAGGAATTAAAACAACTCCGACAGAAAGTGGATCATATTGCAAAGGAACGGGAATCATGA